From Megalobrama amblycephala isolate DHTTF-2021 linkage group LG24, ASM1881202v1, whole genome shotgun sequence, the proteins below share one genomic window:
- the ctc1 gene encoding CST complex subunit CTC1, giving the protein MEEFLKHFKNHSRAEQRWLSEVFEGVRQQLHPLIDSSLGLSVVRLSLAVVSKVQRAVGSDSSDLPVSYRLVSVSELTREQRTACCSSLSWSSAHYRERARGAEQMLPNYKALPRDNLLLIGFLCDGRAAGTSDGVWRVRDAGGSVSCMMLKSSCLWLGRLMLFPTWNYIPQNAPAAGYLELIDSPVCVTLEAMAFDPGGTLSEVMSVTRAAELLRQRCKDQVYVCVSGQVSVVCPLLLIGGKRFFCLILSEGGSSVPVFITEAKHQYWRQCVCVGQSVWISSLRVCSLQGLEGRCVLSDSCQSRLHPQESSEEPETHTDTSDAHTHLPSGSAPAVRVKHSTLISFKGTVTKILNAEAGLYEIDRQVGLCLAYQPAQKWGGGLRPGAEIQLHNVHFTYHASPFAPRVVLCACLRSSVQISAFSPLSSKVEVSGSHSPLQCLLLEKNLGASQYLWLCYCQSAVTERLCPRWVRAERVCVVAGRLLDFVCDAEQKTQKKRSIYREMIQEPHQCPVTTYCVCWPSVALWSVKQLSDWMSREVWACLSLPALLPPSAAHMTAVELNAPLSWSAHTVPLEHASSEPLLLVGVLELDSTRATLQLRDQTLMLDCVCVQTGQSGARTSDVDTAWQGCLVCVRQCTLVMERFMKTHFPSCKHLDQPSYITHKHCRVYLQLCVDDLTIISPSAAMSRCLSERRDRPEKSRDGGTSETAKRPRADDSADTRTSKRPLTPAPCVSLLLRLESKQGVTLQNGSGDAHGLQLGFVCRATCLGDVQRWDNDPKNCRTLERERDGDHRKIELHFIGLCVRWFPVLHPGCVYRLIALNTEDVSVLKAKGVSARGGVTQLSSPALLLQPQWRMHTLTDELPDAQSGVPALMSVSEVLHSSSAPDIVSFYGVISQRISLQEDIGTKPKIQSLTAAKDPNTEEDLRVRLTVQDAECPGQVIDVYLDLSCGPYTHGLIAGAALQIHHVQRKVSRACNVYCRSLPISCVSVTDLSSVRSGSGASQSPPPMMLLGEWARMQRGVVGQVKGHVVRVLSLRLQWTCSLCGSIFRQTSCGRTHPPCDSTSAVFQAEAKVVVEDGSGEAHVWFSSDTVCDLLMLNAGQWEGLQRHIRVKGHVKVYTRGYNMMCDDDPDDSLVQYLNCVCSSGAVCRQIHLTCRIRAQRTGKPQLRKVHRGQTEFICKFTPALQLQCQRIHTR; this is encoded by the exons ATGGAGGAGTTTCTAAAGCACTTTAAAAACCACAGCAGAGcg GAGCAGCGCTGGCTGTCGGAGGTGTTCGAGGGAGTGAGACAGCAGCTCCACCCGCTCATCGACTCGTCTCTGGGTCTGTCTGTGGTGCGTCTGTCTCTGGCTGTGGTGTCTAAGGTCCAGAGAGCCGTCGGGTCAGACAGCTCAGATCTGCCCGTCAGCTACAG GTTGGTGTCCGTGTCGGAGCTGACGCGAGAGCAGCGAACCGCCTGCTGCAGCAGCCTCAGCTGGAGCTCCGCCCACTACCGGGAACGAGCCAGGGGGGCGGAGCAAATGCTGCCCAATTACAAAGCACTCCCACGTGATAACCTGCTTCTGATTGGCTTCCTGTGTGACGGacgggccgctgggacgagtgACGGGGTCTGGCGGGTGAGAGACGCCGGAGGGAGTGTATCGTGTATG ATGCTGAAGTCGTCTTGTCTTTGGTTGGGGAGGCTGATGCTGTTTCCCACATGGAACTACATCCCCCAGAATGCACCTGCTGCAGGTTACCTAGAGCTGATCGACTCTCCAGTGTGCGTGACCCTGGAGGCCATGGCCTTTGACCCTGGAGGAACCCTGAGCGAGGTCATGAGTGTGACGCGGGCGGCTGAGCTCCTGAGGCAGAG gtgtAAGGATCAGGTGTACGTGTGTGTCAGCGGGCAGGTGAGCGTCGTCTGTCCGCTGCTGCTGATCGGTGGGAAACGCTTCTTCTGCCTCATCCTCAGTGAAGGAGGATCTTCAGTGCCTGTGTTCATCACG GAAGCCAAGCATCAGTACTGgaggcagtgtgtgtgtgtcggccAGAGCGTGTGGATCTCCTCTCTGCGTGTGTGTTCCCTGCAGGGGCTGGAGGGGCGCTGTGTGCTGTCCGACAGCTGTCAGTCCCGCCTTCATCCGCAGGAGAGCTCGGAAGAGCCggagacacacacagacacctcagacgcacacacacacctgccgTCAGGCTCCGCCCCCGCGGTCAGAGTCAAACACTCCACGCTCATCAGCTTTAAG GGCACAGTCACAAAGATTTTGAACGCAGAGGCGGGGCTTTATGAGATTGACAGGCAGGTGGGGCTTTGTCTGGCCTATCAGCCGGCTCAGAAGTGGGGCGGCGGCTTGAGGCCAGGGGCGGAGATTCAG CTTCATAACGTCCACTTTACGTACCACGCTTCCCCGTTCGCTCCGCGAGTCGTCTTGTGTGCGTGTCTGCGCTCCAGCGTGCAGATCAGcgccttcagccccttgagttcaaAGGTCGAGGTGTCGGGGTCACACAGTCCGCTGCAGTGCCTCCTGCTGGAGAAGAATCTGGGTGCGTCGCAGTATCTGTGGCTCTGCTACTGCCAGAGCGCTGTGACAGAGAG GCTGTGTCCGCGCTGGGTGAGAGCGGAGCGAGTGTGTGTGGTCGCCGGGCGGCTGTTGGACTTTGTGTGTGACGCTGAACAGAAGACACAGAAAAAGAGAAGCATTTACAGAGAGATGATACAGGAACCACACCAGTGCCCTGTTACCACG tacTGTGTGTGTTGGCCGTCTGTGGCGCTGTGGTCAGTGAAGCAGCTGAGTGATTGGATGAGTCGTGAGGTGTGGGCGTGTCTCTCTCTGCCGGCTCTCCTGCCTCCGTCTGCGGCTCACATGACGGCGGTGGAGCTGAACGCGCCTCTGTCCTGGTCCGCACACACAGTCCCGCTGGAGCACGCGTCCTCGGAGCCGCTGCTGTTAGTGGGCGTTCTGGAGCTGGACTCCACCCGCGCCACACTGCAGCTCAGAGACCAGACGCTCATGCTcgactgtgtgtgtgtccaaACCGGCCAATCAGGAGCCAGAACCTCAGACGTCGACACAGCCTGGCAGG gctGTCTAGTGTGTGTGCGGCAGTGTACTTTAGTCATGGAAAGGTTCATGAAGACACATTTCCCTTCCTGCAAACATCTGGATCAGCCGAGTTacatcacacacaaacactgcag ggTTTATCTTCAGCTCTGTGTGGATGATCTGACCATCATCAGTCCATCTGCTGCCATGAGCCGCTGCCTGTCGGAGAGACGAGACCGTCCAGAGAAATCCCGTGATGGAGGGACGTCAGAAACCGCTAAGAGACCCAGAGCTGACGATTCCGCTGACACTCGTACGTCCAAACGACCTCTGACCCCTGCGCCGTGCGTGAGTTTGCTCCTCAGGCTGGAGTCCAAGCAGGGCGTGACGCTCCAGAACGGCTCCGGCGACGCTCACGGACTGCAGCTGGGCTTCGTGTGCCGAGCCACGTGTCTGGGAGACGTTCAGCGCTGGGACAACGATCCCAAGAACTGCAGGACGCTGGAGCGAGAGCGAGACGGAGACCATCGGAAG atTGAGTTGCACTTCATAGGTTTGTGTGTTCGCTGGTTCCCCGTCCTTCATCCTGGATGTGTTTACAGATTAATCGCACTCAACACTGAG GATGTGAGTGTGTTAAAAGCCAAAGGAGTTTCAGCGAGGGGCGGAGTCACACAGCTCAGTAGCCCCGCCCTCCTGCTGCAGCCGCAGTGGCGCATGCACACGCTCACAGACGAGCTTCCTGACGCACAG TCAGGTGTTCCTGCGCTCATGAGCGTTTCTGAAGTTCTTCACAGCAG CTCCGCCCCTGATATCGTCTCCTTTTATGGAGTCATTTCTCAGCGAATCTCATTACAGGAGGACATCGGAACAAAACCAAAGATCCAATCACTGACTGCTGCTAAAG ATCCAAACACTGAAGAGGATCTGAGGGTCCGTCTGACCGTCCAAGATGCCGAATGTCCAGGTCAGGTGATCGACGTGTATTTGGATCTGTCATGTGGTCCGTACACACACGGTCTGATCGCCGGAGCTGCGCTTCAGATCCATCACGTTCAGCGGAAAGTGTCCAG agcgTGTAACGTGTACTGCCGCTCTCTTCCCATCAGCTGTGTGAGCGTCACTGATCTGAGCTCAGTCCGTTCAGG GTCAGGTGCGTCTCAGTCTCCTCCTCCCATGATGCTCTTGGGCGAGTGGGCCAGGATGCAGCGGGGTGTGGTGGGTCAGGTCAAAGGTCACGTGGTGCGTGTGCTGTCTCTGCGGCTGCAGTGGACGTGTTCTCTCTGCGGGAGCATCTTCAGACAG ACGTCCTGTGGCCGAACTCACCCACCATGTGACTCGACCAGCGCAGTGTTTCAGGCTGAGGCGaa ggtgGTGGTGGAGGACGGTTCTGGTGAGGCTCACGTCTGGTTCTCGTCTGACACGGTCTGCGATCTGCTGATGTTGAATGCAGGTCAGTGGGAGGGGCTTCAGAGGCACATCAGGGTCAAAGGTCACGTGAAGGTGTACACACGCGGATACAACATG ATGTGTGACGACGACCCTGACGACTCTTTAGTTCAGTATCTGAACTGTGTGTGCTCCAGCGGCGCCGTGTGTCGACAGATTCACCTCACCTGCCGCATACGAGCTCAGAGAACAG ggaaACCTCAGCTGAGGAAGGTTCATCGAGGACAAACAGAATTCATCTGCAAATTCACACCTGCACTGCAGTTACAATGCCAACGCATACACACacgctaa